A part of Micromonospora chersina genomic DNA contains:
- a CDS encoding Smr/MutS family protein, with amino-acid sequence MKLKLDLHDIYNRGHDIDRALRGIMDEAVAKKATLVEIITGKGSGQLKKKVLRFLDQKDVKQLYHRVEKDSKNFGRLFVHFRWK; translated from the coding sequence GTGAAGCTCAAGCTGGATCTCCACGACATCTACAACCGGGGCCACGACATCGACCGCGCACTGCGCGGGATCATGGACGAGGCGGTCGCGAAGAAGGCCACACTCGTGGAGATCATCACGGGCAAGGGGTCCGGCCAGCTCAAGAAGAAGGTGCTGCGCTTCCTCGACCAGAAGGACGTCAAGCAGCTCTACCACCGCGTCGAGAAGGACTCGAAGAACTTCGGCCGCCTCTTCGTCCACTTCCGCTGGAAATAG